From a region of the Panicum virgatum strain AP13 chromosome 2K, P.virgatum_v5, whole genome shotgun sequence genome:
- the LOC120696119 gene encoding uncharacterized protein LOC120696119, which yields MASSSSRRLLAVVFAVLAVVFLAGVAGAARPAPASGGGMGGGGEAAAYLVVDSAAAVVDKARETVEMLMARLPAGPSPRGPGH from the coding sequence ATGGCTTCGTCGTCGTCGAGGCGGCTGCTCGCGGTTGTCTTCGCCGTGCTCGCGGTCGTCTTCCTCGcgggcgtcgccggcgccgcgaggccggcgccggcgagcggtggcgggatgggcggcgggggcgaggccgcggcgtACCTGGTGGTGGactcggcagcggcggtggtggaCAAGGCGAGGGAGACGGTCGAGATGCTCATGGCGAGGCTGCCGGCGGGGCCCAGCCCCAGGGGCCCCGGTCACTAG